A single region of the Amphiprion ocellaris isolate individual 3 ecotype Okinawa chromosome 4, ASM2253959v1, whole genome shotgun sequence genome encodes:
- the LOC111581047 gene encoding NLR family CARD domain-containing protein 3-like, with protein MEKNTHSAGHGPGPGPGSGSGSGSGSSCVSMKSDQSKEYPPQFRQSADGRIQQQRPKPSRLSCKSKQLKDDIMTFKEVHPSADQIVDQQNSEVPRAQSDQQHHLDSIFMLLEDNMVTFVKKELKKMQKVVSPDYPECSESQREDEYELEGDDEDKRNSREMFQQITVFFLRKMKQEKLADCLQSKLAAAVCKRKVKCGLKKKFQRVFEGIAKAGQPTLLNEIYTELYITEGGTAEVNDEHEVRQIEAVSRKADRAETSIRPEDIFKGSPGRDGPIRTVMTKGVAGIGKTVLTQKLTLDWAEDKTNQDIQLMFPFTFRELNVLKERKFSLVELVHHFFSETKAAGICRFEDFQVVLIFDGLDECRLPLDFHNNEVLTDVTESTSVDVLLTNLIRGKLLPSARLWITTRPAAANQIPPDCVDMVTEVRGFTDPQKEEYFRKRSRDEEQASSIISHMKTSRSLHIMCHIPVFCWITATVLEKLLRTREGGDLPRTLTEMYIHHLVVQVKVKKVKYDGGAETDKHWSADSRRMIESLGKLAFEQLQKGNLIFYESDLTECGIDIRAASVYSGVFTQIFREERGLYQDKVFCFVHLSVQEFLAAVYMFHCYTSRNQKVLEDFLGKDWKDKNRDTLDVFLSRVMEKSLRSENGHLDLFVRFLHGLCLESNQRLLGGLLGRTENRPEMIQRVINNLKEMKSDEMSPDRSINIFHCLMEMNDLSVHQEIQEFLQSENRSETFLSEIHCSALAYMLQMSEEVLDELDLNKYRTSWEGKRRLIPAVRNCRKARLCKCGLSASHCEVVASALKSNPSHLTELNLSENKLLQDSGVKHLSAGLQSPNCKLETLRLENCKLSEISCDSLVSALKSNPSHLEHLDLSGNKLQDSGVKHLCRFLESPDCILQTLRLERCRLSEISCDSLVSALKSNPSHLEHLDLSRNDLEDSGVKHLCGFLESPDCSLQTLRLERCSLSEISCDSLVSALKSNPSHLVHLDLSWNNLQRSSVKHLLDLVESPDCSLQTLRWE; from the exons aTGGAGAAGAACACACACTCTGCTGGacatggacctggacctgggcctggatctggatctggatctggatctgggtCCAGCTGTGTGTCCATGAAAAGTGACCAGTCAAAGGAATATCCTCCTCAATTCAGACAATCTGCAGATGGAAG GATCCAGCAGCAGAGACCAAAACCCAGCAGGCTGTCCTGCAAGAGCAAGCAGTTGAAGGATGACATCATGACCTTTAAAGAGGTCCATCCATCTGCTGATCAGAT AGTGGACCAGCAGAACTCAGAGGTTCCCAGAGCCCAGTCTGACCAGCAGCATCACCTGGACTCCATATTCATG ctgctggaggacaacATGGTGACTTTTGTGAAGAAGGAGTTGAAAAAGATGCAGAAGGTTGTGAGTCCAGATTACCCAGAATgctcagagagtcagagggagGATGAGTATGAGTTGGAGGGGGATGATGAAGATAAGAGGAACAGCAGAGAGATGTTTCAGCAGATCACAGTGTTCTTCCTGAGGAAGATGAAGCAGGAGAAGCTGGCTGACTGTCTGCAGAGCA aacttgctgctgcagtttgtaAACGTAAAGTTAAATGTGGCCTGAAGAAGAAGTTCCAGCGAGTGTTTGAAGGCATCGCTAAAGCTGGACAGCCGACCCTCCTGAATGAGatctacacagagctgtacatcacagAGGGAGGGACTGCAGAGGTCAATGATGAACATGAGGTGAGACAGATTGAAGCAGTATCCAGGaaagcagacagagcagaaacaagCATCAGaccagaagacatttttaaaggcTCACCTGGAAGAGATGGACCAATCAGAACAGTGATGACAAAGGGAGTGGCTGGCATCGGGAAAACAGTGTTAACACAGAAGTTGACTCTGGACTGGGCTGAAGATAAAACCAACCAGGACATCCAGCTCATGTTTCCATTCACTTTCAGAgagctgaatgtgctgaaagagagaaagttcaGCTTGGTGGAACTTGTTCATCACTTCTTCAGTGAAACCAAAGCAGCAGGAATCTGCAGGTTTGAAGACTTCCAGGTTGTGTTGATCTTTGACGGTCTGGATGAATGTCGCcttcctctggacttccacaacaatgagGTCCTGACTGATGTCACAGAGTCCACCTcagtggatgtgctgctgacaaacctGATCAGGGGGAAGCTGCTTCCCTCTGCTCGCCTCTGGATAACCAcacgacctgcagcagccaatcagatccctcctgactgtgtggacatggtgacggaggtcagagggttcaccgacccacagaaggaggagtacttcaggaagagatccagagatgaggagcaggccagcagcatcatctcccacatgaagacatcacgaagcctccacatcatgtgccacatcccagtgttctgctggatcactgctacagttctggagaagctgctgagaaccagagagggaggagatctgCCCAGAACCCTGACTGAGATGTACATCCACCACCTGGTGGTTCAGGTCAAAGTCAAGAAGGTCAAgtatgatggaggagctgagacAGATAAACACTGGAGTgcagacagcaggaggatgatTGAGTCTCTGGGAAAACTGGCTTTTGAGCAGCTGCAGAAAGGAAACCTGATCTTCTATGAGTCCGACCTGACAGAGTGTGGCATTGATATAAGAGCAGCGTCAGTGTACTCAGGAGTGTTCACACAGATCTTTAGAGAGGAAAGAGGGCTGTACCAAGACAAGGTGTTCTGCTTCGTCCATCTGAGCgttcaggagtttctggctgcAGTCTACATGTTCCACTGTTACACCAGCAGGAACCAGAAGGTTCTGGAGGACTTCCTGGGAAAAGACTGGAAAGACAAGAACAGGGACACTCTGGATGTGTTCCTGAGCAGAGTCATGGAGAAATCCCTCAGAAGTGAAAATGGTCACCTGGACCTGTTTGTTCGCTTCCTTCATGGCCTCTGTCTAGAGTCCAACCAGAGACTCTTAGGAGGCCTGCTGGGTCGGACAGAGAACCGTCCAGAAATGATCCAGAGAGTCATCAACAACCTGAAGGAGATGAAGAGTGATGAAATGTCTCCAGACAGAAGCATCAACATCTTCCACTGTCTGATGGAGATGAATGATCTGTCAGTACATCAGGAGATCCAAGAGTTCCTGCAGTCAGAGAACCGATCAGAGACGTTCCTCTCTGAGATCCACTGCTCAGCTCTGGCCTACATGCTGCAGATgtcagaggaggttctggatgAGTTGGACCTGAACAAGTACAGAACATCATGGGAGGGAAAACGGAGGCTGATTCCAGCTGTGAGGAACTGCAGAAAGGCTCG ACTTTGTAAATGTGGACTCTCAGCGAGTCACTGTGAAGTCGTGGCCTCAGCTCTGAAGTCTAACCCGTCCCATCTGACAGAACTTAACCTGAGTGAGAACAAGctgctgcaggattcaggagtgaagcatctttctgctggactgcaGAGTCCAAACTGTAAACTTGAGACTCTCAG ATTGGAGAACTGCAAgttgtcagagatcagctgtgattctctggtctcagctctgaagtccaacccctcccatctggaacatctggaccttagtggaaacaagctgcaggattcaggagtgaaacATCTGTGTCGCTTTTTGGAGAGTCCAGACTGCATCCTGCAGACTCTGAG attGGAGCGCTGCAGgttgtcagagatcagctgtgattctctggtctcagctctgaagtccaacccctcccatctggaacatctggacctgagcaGGAATGACTTGGaggattcaggagtgaaacATCTATGTGGTTTTCTGGAGAGTCCAGACTGCAGCCTGCAGACTCTGAG ATTGGAGCGCTGCAGTTTatcagagatcagctgtgattctctggtctcagctctgaagtccaacccctcccatctggTACATCTGGACCTGAGCTGGAACAACCTGCAGCGTTCATCAGTGAAACATCTGTTAGATCTTGTGGAGAGTCCAGACTGCAGCCTGCAGACTCTGAG ATGGGAGTAA